A genomic region of Desulfonatronum thiodismutans contains the following coding sequences:
- a CDS encoding ATP-dependent helicase, with product MTIDFQKQLNPAQWQAVHSSQGPLLVIAGAGSGKTRTIAYRLAYLVRQGVAPENILLLTFTRKAAQEMLHRAARLIGRELGGVAGGTFHSFASSVLRRYAPALGYPDRFTIMDSPDMREVLGQVRNDLNLGKGDKAFPKKATILGLISKSRNKEVDLAQLLEQESPHLLPYAGDVRLIAEAYAAFKPRHGLMDYDDLLFNLERLLREREDLAEFLRMRHGHVMVDEFQDTNRVQARLVQLLAGDGRGMMVVGDDAQSIYAFRGAEVRNILAFPKTYPDTTIVRLEENYRSAQPILDLTNALLKNATTRFEKNLFSRRAEGPKPQLIHTISDQTQAKAVVDKILELSRDCRLRDIAVLFRAGFQSYPVEMLLNRIGLRFRKFGGLKFTEAAHIKDVLAYLRLVANPADLPAWQRAVVHVKGLGPKTCTGFCKALLEGDQKKVAQVEKKFPDVAAAFALINDLRREKPAPDAALERILEFYRPLFQERYPDDYPRRQAGLDQLQQIAAGFDDLDAFLAELTLESPEEGGEVDSEQEDYVVLSTVHSAKGLEWKSVLIIDLVNGRFPSRHALDKADDLEEERRLLYVACTRARDYLGLFVPSSVYNRFQGGSEPAMPSLFVSELPRECYEEWREDYLGTLNPRDAAKAGRSGSRLAAPETFSRSAPSDRGDGEAQPSHAPKDPKTFGYCRHKIFGRGKIVEFLPPNRYRVNFTGFGLKTIMADFLTMDD from the coding sequence TGGTCATCGCCGGGGCGGGCAGCGGCAAAACCCGGACCATCGCCTACCGCCTAGCCTACCTGGTCCGGCAGGGCGTGGCCCCGGAGAACATCCTGCTGCTCACCTTCACCCGCAAGGCGGCCCAGGAAATGCTGCACCGGGCCGCCCGGCTGATCGGGCGGGAACTGGGGGGCGTGGCCGGAGGCACCTTCCACTCCTTCGCCAGCTCGGTCCTGCGCCGCTACGCCCCGGCCCTGGGGTATCCGGACCGGTTCACGATCATGGATTCCCCGGACATGCGCGAGGTTCTCGGCCAAGTCCGCAACGATCTGAACCTGGGCAAGGGCGACAAGGCTTTTCCCAAAAAAGCGACCATTCTCGGGCTGATCAGCAAATCCCGGAACAAGGAAGTGGACCTCGCCCAGCTTCTGGAGCAGGAGTCGCCGCATCTGCTGCCCTATGCCGGGGACGTCCGGCTCATCGCCGAGGCCTATGCCGCGTTCAAGCCGCGCCACGGGCTGATGGACTACGACGACCTGCTCTTCAACCTGGAACGCCTGCTCCGGGAGCGGGAGGACCTGGCCGAATTCCTGCGCATGCGCCACGGCCATGTGATGGTGGACGAGTTCCAGGACACCAACAGGGTCCAGGCCCGGCTGGTCCAATTGCTGGCCGGGGACGGGCGGGGGATGATGGTCGTGGGCGACGACGCCCAGTCCATCTACGCCTTTCGCGGGGCCGAGGTGCGCAACATTCTGGCCTTCCCCAAGACCTATCCGGACACGACCATCGTCCGGCTGGAAGAGAACTACCGCTCGGCCCAGCCCATTCTGGATCTGACCAACGCCCTACTTAAAAACGCGACCACCAGATTTGAGAAGAACCTCTTCTCCCGGCGCGCCGAGGGCCCCAAGCCCCAATTGATCCACACCATCAGCGACCAGACCCAGGCCAAGGCCGTGGTGGACAAGATTCTGGAATTGTCCAGGGATTGCCGGCTGCGGGACATTGCCGTGCTCTTCCGGGCCGGCTTCCAATCCTATCCCGTGGAAATGCTCCTGAACAGGATCGGCCTGCGGTTTCGCAAGTTCGGGGGGCTGAAGTTCACCGAGGCCGCGCACATCAAGGACGTGCTGGCCTATTTGCGCCTGGTCGCCAACCCGGCGGACCTGCCCGCCTGGCAGCGGGCCGTGGTCCACGTCAAGGGCCTGGGCCCCAAGACCTGTACCGGGTTCTGCAAGGCCCTGCTGGAAGGCGACCAGAAGAAGGTCGCCCAGGTGGAGAAGAAGTTTCCGGACGTGGCCGCGGCCTTCGCCCTGATCAATGACCTGCGCCGGGAAAAGCCCGCTCCGGACGCGGCCCTGGAGCGGATCCTGGAATTCTACCGCCCCCTGTTTCAGGAGCGCTATCCGGACGACTACCCCCGCCGCCAGGCCGGGCTGGACCAACTCCAGCAGATAGCGGCGGGTTTCGACGACCTGGACGCCTTCCTGGCCGAACTGACCCTGGAAAGCCCGGAGGAGGGCGGCGAAGTGGATTCCGAGCAGGAGGATTACGTGGTTTTGTCCACGGTCCATTCGGCCAAGGGGCTGGAATGGAAGTCCGTGCTGATCATCGACCTGGTCAACGGCCGCTTCCCGTCCCGGCATGCCCTGGACAAGGCCGACGACCTGGAAGAGGAACGCCGCCTGCTCTACGTGGCCTGCACCCGAGCCCGGGACTATCTCGGCCTGTTCGTGCCCTCGTCGGTCTACAACCGCTTCCAGGGCGGCAGCGAACCGGCCATGCCGAGCCTCTTCGTCAGCGAACTGCCTCGGGAGTGCTATGAGGAATGGCGCGAAGACTACCTTGGAACCCTTAACCCCCGCGACGCAGCCAAGGCCGGCCGGTCCGGATCCCGCTTAGCCGCGCCCGAAACGTTCTCGCGGTCGGCTCCATCGGATCGTGGCGACGGCGAGGCTCAACCTTCCCATGCCCCCAAAGATCCCAAGACCTTCGGCTACTGCCGACACAAGATCTTCGGCCGCGGCAAAATCGTCGAATTCCTCCCCCCCAACCGCTACCGCGTCAACTTCACCGGCTTCGGCCTGAAGACCATCATGGCCGACTTCCTGACCATGGATGATTGA